The following proteins are encoded in a genomic region of Devosia lucknowensis:
- a CDS encoding helix-turn-helix transcriptional regulator, translated as MASPPIFTLADMPVPMVFATHRIIRDCNAEFAALFGYARQDLVDTSFSRLYPAIADFVRTGEMWRHHLPGGAVYHDERVMAGADGKRFWCRVNGRARDAADPFAAALYCFEPMSRPVSATTLKLTGRQRQIMTLVAQGKTNTDIAREVGLSRRTVEAHRLRLSRSVGVANSAELVAWFLSQPTTLE; from the coding sequence ATGGCCTCGCCTCCGATTTTCACCCTCGCCGACATGCCCGTGCCGATGGTTTTCGCCACCCACCGGATCATCCGTGACTGCAATGCCGAGTTCGCGGCGCTGTTCGGCTATGCCAGGCAGGACCTCGTGGACACGAGTTTTTCAAGGCTCTATCCGGCCATTGCCGACTTTGTGCGCACCGGCGAGATGTGGCGACATCATCTGCCGGGCGGCGCCGTCTACCATGACGAGCGGGTGATGGCGGGTGCCGATGGCAAACGCTTCTGGTGCCGGGTGAACGGCCGGGCGCGGGACGCCGCCGATCCGTTCGCCGCGGCGCTCTATTGCTTCGAGCCGATGAGCCGCCCGGTCTCGGCGACGACGCTCAAGCTGACGGGGCGGCAACGCCAGATCATGACGCTGGTAGCGCAGGGCAAGACCAACACCGACATCGCCCGGGAGGTCGGCTTGTCCCGACGGACGGTGGAGGCGCACCGTTTGCGGCTTTCGCGCTCTGTGGGTGTCGCCAATTCGGCGGAGCTGGTGGCCTGGTTCCTGTCGCAGCCGACGAC